The Natrinema caseinilyticum genomic sequence CGCGTCGAGAACGCTCGCGTCCGACGTCGAGTTCGCATCCGAGGCCGCCGTCGACTCCGACACCATCGGTAACGCGGCCGGGTTCGAAACCCCGGCCGTCGCATAGGCCGTCACCGGACCGCGGCGGGCGCCCCGAGCGTCCGAAATATCGACTCCCGTCAGCAGCGCCGGTCCCGTCTCCTCAGCACCGGTCGGCCCGAAGCCCGCCCGCTCGAGCCGTTCGTCGACGTAGGTGCCGAGGTCCGTTCGGTCCCAGCCGTCGGGAACCGAAACGTTGTACGCGTGGTCGGCGACGCGACGGCCGCCGTTCCAGCCGGTGGAGAGCCACTCGGTCTCGGGACGACTGACTCGAAGGACGTCGGCTCGCCGAGTCGCGGCGTACGCCGGTCCGTGCTCGTTCATCCTCGGTCTCCGCTATCGATCCGGTCGGCGGGTCCGTCTCCGGTCTCGCGAACGCCGAGCGCCTCGAGAAGGCGGTCGTTCGACGGGCGATCCTTGACGGCGACCCGGACGTGCGAGTCGAGTCCGCGGAAGGTCGTCGCGTCGCGGATCGCCACGCCGTTTGCACGCGCGTCGGCGATCACCCTCGAGACGTCGCGGTCGCCCACGTCACAGAGGAGAAACGGGGCGGTCGACGGATACACGTCGAACTGCTCTTCGAGCGCCGCGGCCATCCGCTCGCGTTCGCGCTCGACCCGCTCGCGCGTGTCCCGAACGAACGCCGACTGTCGGAGGCAGTGCGTGCCGACCCTTGCAGCAGGGGTCCCGAGCGACCACGTGCGCCGAGCGCTCGCGAACGCGTCCGTCCGGTCACCGGTCGCGACGGCGAACCCGGCCCGGAGTCCCGGCAGACCGAACAGTTTGGTGAGCGAGCGAGCGACGACGACGGCCTCGGACTCGAGTTCGACCGCCGACGGCCGATCGGTAAACCCGAGAAACGCCTCGTCGACGAGCAGGGT encodes the following:
- the cobD gene encoding threonine-phosphate decarboxylase CobD, translating into MDPDSIRAGRRVPHGGEPDRALVDFSANTNPRVPAGVDDAYTAALEDARRYPDDGYPDFRAAAADFVGCDPAQVSPTPGGLAAIRLAMETSLEPGDEALVPYPSFGEYAREVRLQGAKPRFVRYDELCRVGHALLEPCSLAVVCRPNNPTGDAVELETLEAFAARCADAGTTLLVDEAFLGFTDRPSAVELESEAVVVARSLTKLFGLPGLRAGFAVATGDRTDAFASARRTWSLGTPAARVGTHCLRQSAFVRDTRERVERERERMAAALEEQFDVYPSTAPFLLCDVGDRDVSRVIADARANGVAIRDATTFRGLDSHVRVAVKDRPSNDRLLEALGVRETGDGPADRIDSGDRG